A stretch of the Clostridiales bacterium genome encodes the following:
- a CDS encoding heavy metal translocating P-type ATPase, with translation MKQYQVTGMSCAACSARVEKAVSAVPGVTACSVSLLTNSMGVEGSAAPAEIIRAVEEAGYGASEKGSAAAAPSAAAAEEALRDTETPRLRRRLFASLGFLLVLMYFSMGVHMAGFPAPAFLAGNHVALALLQMILSAVVLVINQKFFISGWKGLIHRAPNMDTLVAMGSGVSFAWSVFMLFRMVDAHHHGDMPAVMDGMNQLYFESAAMILTLITVGKMLEARSKGRTTDALKSLMKLAPQTAVLLRDGTEITVPIAEVHTGDVFVVRPGENIPVDGTVLSGSGSVDESALTGESIPVDKTEGDTVSAATVNRSGFLTCRASRVGEDTTLSQIIRMVSDAAATKAPIAKIADRVSGVFVPVVLAIAAVTTVVWLVAGQTVAYALARGISVLVISCPCALGLATPVAIMVGNGLGAKNGILFKTAVSLEEAGKAQIIALDKTGTVTEGLPKVTDVLPAGGITENELLTAALALESKSEHPLARAVVAYAEARGLSAPETENFTALPGNGLQAELSGARLIGGSRRYIGGLVRLPEDAVQAADRLSGEGKTPLFFVRDDCLLGMIAVADTLREDSREAIAALKNMGMKVVMLTGDNLRTAQAIGKAAGVDEVIAGVLPDEKEGVIRRLQALGKTIMVGDGINDAPALTRADTGIAVGAGTDVAIDAADVVVMKSRLSDVAAAVRLSRATLRNIRENLFWAFFYNVIGIPLAAGVWIPVFGWELNPMFGAAAMSLSSFCVVTNALRLNLFRLHDSGKDRALTPVAEEDFRAAVENIQSELLKEEQTMTKTIGIKGMMCMHCEARMKKALEAVDGVVSAAPDHEKNQAVLELSKDVPEAVLRKTVEDAGYEFVG, from the coding sequence ATGAAACAGTATCAGGTCACCGGCATGAGCTGCGCCGCATGCAGCGCCCGGGTGGAAAAGGCCGTCAGCGCCGTGCCGGGCGTCACCGCATGCTCGGTCAGTCTGCTCACCAATTCCATGGGCGTGGAAGGCTCCGCCGCCCCGGCGGAAATCATCCGTGCCGTGGAGGAAGCCGGCTATGGTGCCAGCGAAAAAGGTTCTGCCGCGGCCGCGCCTTCCGCCGCCGCGGCGGAGGAAGCCCTCCGGGATACGGAAACGCCCCGCCTCCGGCGCCGGCTGTTCGCCTCCCTCGGCTTCCTGCTCGTGCTCATGTATTTCTCCATGGGCGTGCACATGGCCGGTTTCCCGGCGCCGGCTTTCCTGGCCGGCAACCATGTGGCCCTCGCCCTCCTGCAGATGATCCTCAGTGCTGTTGTGCTCGTCATCAACCAGAAGTTCTTTATCTCCGGCTGGAAAGGGCTCATCCACCGCGCGCCCAATATGGATACGCTGGTGGCCATGGGCTCCGGCGTGTCCTTTGCCTGGAGTGTCTTCATGCTCTTCCGCATGGTGGACGCGCATCACCACGGGGACATGCCCGCCGTCATGGACGGGATGAACCAGCTGTATTTTGAGTCTGCCGCCATGATCCTCACGCTGATCACCGTCGGCAAGATGCTGGAAGCCCGCAGCAAGGGCCGCACTACCGACGCGCTGAAGAGCCTCATGAAGCTCGCGCCGCAGACGGCCGTCCTCCTGCGGGACGGGACGGAGATTACCGTCCCCATCGCTGAGGTACATACCGGCGATGTGTTTGTGGTCCGGCCCGGGGAGAATATCCCGGTCGATGGAACTGTGCTTTCCGGCAGCGGCTCCGTGGATGAATCCGCCCTCACCGGGGAGAGCATCCCGGTGGACAAGACGGAAGGCGATACCGTTTCCGCGGCAACCGTCAACCGCTCCGGCTTCCTCACCTGCCGCGCCTCCCGCGTCGGTGAGGATACCACCCTCAGCCAGATCATCCGCATGGTATCCGATGCGGCCGCTACCAAGGCGCCCATCGCGAAGATCGCGGACCGCGTCAGCGGCGTGTTCGTCCCGGTGGTCCTGGCCATTGCGGCAGTGACGACCGTTGTCTGGCTGGTCGCCGGGCAGACCGTGGCCTATGCGCTGGCCCGCGGAATCTCCGTCCTGGTTATCTCCTGCCCCTGCGCCCTGGGCCTGGCCACGCCGGTGGCCATCATGGTCGGCAACGGACTGGGGGCGAAAAACGGCATCCTGTTCAAAACCGCCGTCTCCCTGGAGGAGGCCGGCAAGGCGCAGATCATCGCGCTGGATAAAACCGGTACGGTCACCGAAGGCCTGCCGAAGGTCACCGATGTCCTGCCCGCAGGCGGAATCACGGAAAACGAGCTGCTCACCGCAGCGCTCGCGCTGGAAAGCAAGTCCGAGCATCCGCTCGCCCGCGCGGTCGTCGCGTACGCGGAAGCCAGAGGGCTTTCCGCCCCGGAAACGGAAAACTTCACTGCCCTGCCCGGCAACGGCCTGCAGGCGGAGCTGTCCGGTGCCCGGCTCATCGGCGGCAGCCGCAGATACATCGGCGGCCTGGTCCGCCTGCCGGAGGATGCCGTGCAGGCTGCAGACCGGCTCTCCGGCGAGGGAAAGACGCCCCTCTTCTTTGTCCGGGATGACTGCCTGCTCGGGATGATTGCCGTGGCGGATACCCTCCGGGAGGACAGCCGGGAAGCCATCGCGGCGCTGAAGAATATGGGCATGAAGGTCGTCATGCTCACCGGCGACAACCTGCGCACCGCGCAGGCCATCGGAAAGGCGGCCGGGGTGGATGAGGTCATCGCCGGCGTCCTGCCGGATGAGAAGGAAGGCGTCATCCGCCGCCTGCAGGCGCTCGGCAAAACGATCATGGTCGGTGACGGAATCAACGATGCCCCGGCCCTCACCCGGGCGGATACCGGCATCGCTGTCGGCGCAGGTACGGATGTTGCGATCGACGCGGCGGACGTGGTGGTCATGAAGAGCCGCCTGTCCGATGTCGCGGCCGCCGTCCGGCTCAGCCGCGCCACCCTGCGGAACATCCGGGAGAACCTGTTCTGGGCGTTTTTCTACAATGTCATCGGCATTCCGCTTGCGGCCGGCGTATGGATTCCCGTTTTCGGCTGGGAGCTGAATCCCATGTTCGGTGCCGCGGCGATGAGCCTTTCCAGCTTCTGTGTCGTCACCAACGCACTGCGCCTGAATCTCTTCAGGCTGCATGATTCTGGCAAAGACCGGGCACTCACGCCGGTCGCGGAGGAAGACTTCCGCGCGGCGGTTGAAAATATCCAGTCCGAATTATTGAAGGAGGAACAGACTATGACGAAAACCATCGGAATCAAGGGAATGATGTGCATGCACTGTGAAGCACGCATGAAGAAGGCGCTCGAGGCGGTGGACGGCGTTGTCAGCGCCGCGCCGGACCATGAGAAGAACCAGGCCGTCCTGGAGCTCTCCAAAGACGTGCCGGAAGCCGTGCTCCGCAAGACCGTGGAAGACGCCGGCTACGAATTCGTCGGCTGA
- a CDS encoding metal-sensing transcriptional repressor, which yields MAHETCPACARHTERSDEQKKKLANRLSRMEGQLRGIRKMIDEDAYCYDVLMQSAAVLSALKSFNRELLRSHMDHCVVRDIRAEKPGVTDELMTILEKLM from the coding sequence ATGGCACATGAAACCTGCCCCGCCTGCGCCCGGCATACCGAGCGCAGCGATGAACAGAAGAAAAAGCTGGCCAACCGGCTCAGCCGGATGGAGGGCCAGCTCCGCGGCATCCGCAAAATGATCGATGAAGACGCCTACTGCTATGATGTCCTCATGCAGTCTGCTGCCGTCCTGTCCGCGCTCAAATCCTTCAACCGGGAGCTGCTGCGTTCCCACATGGACCACTGCGTGGTCCGGGATATCCGCGCGGAAAAGCCCGGCGTAACGGATGAGCTGATGACCATCCTGGAAAAGCTGATGTAA